From Vogesella sp. XCS3, the proteins below share one genomic window:
- the fdxH gene encoding formate dehydrogenase subunit beta: MALQSLDITRRSASPTASPQARKTIEIAKLIDVSTCIGCKACQVACSEWNDIREEVGHNIGVYDNPTDLSADAWTVMRFAEEESNGKLEWLIRKDGCMHCADPGCLKACPSPGAIIQYSNGIVDFHQENCIGCGYCISGCPFNVPRISKKDNKAYKCTMCSDRVSVGQEPACVKTCPTGAIQFGSKEDMKDVAATRVADLKNRGYANAGLYDPQGVGGTHVMYVLHHADKPEQYSGLPKDPAISTTVQLWKGWLKPLATIGIAAAGLFGFFHYITVGPNRPDDEDEHAAANPAAKQEDKA, from the coding sequence ATGGCACTGCAATCACTTGATATTACCCGCCGCTCCGCCAGCCCCACGGCCAGCCCGCAGGCGCGCAAGACCATCGAAATCGCCAAACTGATCGACGTTTCCACCTGTATCGGCTGCAAGGCCTGCCAGGTAGCCTGTTCGGAGTGGAACGACATCCGCGAGGAGGTTGGCCACAACATCGGCGTGTACGACAACCCTACCGACCTGAGTGCCGACGCCTGGACGGTGATGCGCTTTGCCGAAGAAGAAAGCAACGGCAAGCTGGAATGGCTGATCCGCAAAGACGGCTGCATGCACTGCGCCGACCCCGGCTGCCTGAAAGCCTGCCCGTCGCCGGGTGCCATCATCCAGTACAGCAACGGCATTGTGGATTTCCACCAGGAAAACTGCATCGGCTGTGGCTACTGCATTTCCGGCTGCCCGTTCAACGTGCCGCGCATCAGCAAGAAGGACAACAAGGCCTACAAATGCACCATGTGCTCGGACCGCGTATCGGTGGGCCAGGAGCCGGCCTGCGTGAAAACCTGCCCTACCGGCGCCATCCAGTTCGGTAGCAAGGAAGACATGAAAGACGTGGCCGCCACCCGCGTGGCCGACCTGAAAAACCGCGGCTACGCCAATGCCGGCCTGTACGACCCGCAAGGCGTGGGTGGCACCCACGTGATGTACGTACTGCACCACGCCGACAAGCCGGAGCAGTACTCGGGCCTGCCGAAAGACCCGGCCATCAGCACCACCGTGCAGCTGTGGAAAGGCTGGCTCAAACCGCTGGCCACCATCGGTATTGCCGCAGCCGGCCTGTTCGGTTTCTTCCACTACATCACCGTGGGCCCGAACCGCCCGGACGACGAAGATGAACACGCTGCGGCCAACCCTGCCGCCAAACAGGAGGACAAGGCATGA
- a CDS encoding formate dehydrogenase subunit gamma has protein sequence MKEQLIQRYSAAERINHWIVAVCFILLAISGLAFFYPAFFWLTGVFGTPQLARIIHPFVGVIMFVAFARQFFRYWHHNLINSEDIRWMKSVKTVLSGHEVGDTGKYNGGQKGMFWLMCVCMAVMLVSGFIAWRPYFAGYFPIPVIRLALLAHAWAATGLIAGIIVHVYAAFWVKGTIRAMVEGVVTHAWAKKHHPRWYREMTGKQK, from the coding sequence ATGAAAGAGCAACTGATCCAGCGCTATAGCGCGGCCGAACGCATCAACCACTGGATTGTGGCGGTGTGCTTCATCCTGCTGGCGATTTCTGGCCTGGCGTTTTTCTACCCGGCTTTCTTCTGGCTCACCGGCGTATTTGGCACCCCGCAGCTGGCGCGCATCATCCACCCCTTTGTGGGCGTGATCATGTTCGTGGCTTTTGCGCGGCAGTTTTTCCGCTACTGGCACCATAACCTGATCAACAGCGAAGACATCCGCTGGATGAAATCGGTCAAGACCGTGCTGTCCGGCCACGAGGTGGGCGATACCGGCAAGTACAACGGCGGCCAGAAGGGCATGTTCTGGCTGATGTGCGTGTGCATGGCCGTGATGCTGGTGTCGGGCTTCATCGCCTGGCGGCCTTACTTTGCCGGCTATTTCCCGATTCCGGTTATCCGCCTGGCGCTGCTGGCGCACGCCTGGGCCGCTACGGGGCTGATCGCCGGCATTATCGTGCACGTGTACGCCGCGTTCTGGGTAAAAGGCACCATCCGCGCCATGGTGGAAGGCGTGGTGACCCACGCCTGGGCCAAGAAACACCACCCGCGCTGGTACCGTGAAATGACAGGCAAGCAAAAATGA
- the fdhD gene encoding formate dehydrogenase accessory sulfurtransferase FdhD, which produces MSCALPVPADDTLPASQCLPVLRLQAGSTVAATDQLIAEVPVAMVYNGVSHAVLLASPADLHDFALGFALSEGILAHASELYDCEAWQSEAGIELRLDIASARFSQLKARRRNMAGRTGCGLCGVDSLDAVAQTIAPLPVRPTLHADSIARAVAALPAQQPLHAATGAAHGAAYCHADGSIVLVREDVGRHNALDKLIGALRRQGTDTRDGFVLVSSRASYEMVQKTAQAGIPALIAVSAPTAYAARLAGQCGLLLAGFARPGRLVAYTHTERLITAHATENNHVY; this is translated from the coding sequence ATGAGCTGCGCGCTGCCCGTGCCTGCCGATGACACCCTGCCTGCCAGCCAGTGCCTGCCGGTACTGCGCCTGCAGGCGGGCAGCACGGTGGCCGCCACCGACCAGCTGATTGCCGAAGTGCCCGTGGCCATGGTGTACAACGGCGTCTCGCACGCGGTACTGCTGGCCAGCCCCGCCGACCTGCACGACTTCGCGCTGGGCTTTGCCCTGAGCGAAGGCATCCTGGCCCACGCCAGCGAGCTGTACGACTGCGAGGCCTGGCAAAGCGAGGCCGGCATAGAGCTGCGGCTCGATATAGCCAGCGCGCGCTTTAGCCAACTCAAAGCACGGCGGCGCAATATGGCCGGGCGCACCGGCTGCGGCCTGTGCGGCGTAGATAGCCTGGACGCCGTGGCGCAAACCATCGCGCCCCTGCCCGTGCGGCCAACCTTGCACGCCGACAGCATCGCCCGCGCCGTGGCCGCCCTGCCGGCGCAGCAGCCCCTGCACGCGGCCACCGGTGCCGCCCATGGGGCGGCGTACTGCCACGCCGACGGCAGCATCGTGCTGGTCCGCGAGGACGTAGGCCGCCACAACGCACTGGACAAGCTGATCGGTGCACTGCGCCGGCAGGGTACCGACACCCGCGACGGCTTTGTGCTGGTGTCCAGCCGCGCCAGCTACGAGATGGTGCAGAAAACCGCGCAAGCCGGCATCCCGGCGCTGATCGCCGTGTCTGCCCCCACCGCCTATGCGGCCAGGCTGGCCGGGCAATGCGGCCTGCTATTGGCAGGCTTTGCCCGCCCCGGCCGCCTGGTGGCCTACACCCATACCGAGCGGCTTATTACCGCCCACGCAACGGAAAACAACCATGTTTATTGA
- the fdhE gene encoding formate dehydrogenase accessory protein FdhE yields the protein MFIDDLAIQDTAIAQPLRPPGQQVFTRRAERLLTLAQGHAMADFLQCCAAIAQAQQACHDSLAEQAVSSTASLRDILTRLHQALGLALGDSSHSAIHCLLAMDDDALQALATSLRTGTAAANAALHAGLPLLGASLQVQAVISARQRDLGRLQHIESDHCPVCHAPPVASLLRRGDSGHAVRYACCSQCASEWHVTRVKCLGCGNTRQLQYRSLAHRDAEPAAPNHKQPHQHRAVQEAECCDSCHGELKIVSTLLDPLAEPFADDLASLMLDMLAGEAGYGRIGVNPYFIAGEA from the coding sequence ATGTTTATTGACGATCTGGCCATTCAGGACACCGCTATTGCGCAGCCGCTACGCCCGCCAGGCCAGCAGGTATTTACCCGCCGTGCCGAGCGCCTGCTCACCCTGGCGCAGGGCCATGCCATGGCCGACTTCCTGCAATGCTGCGCCGCCATCGCACAAGCCCAGCAAGCTTGCCACGACAGCCTGGCAGAACAGGCCGTCAGCAGCACTGCCAGCCTGCGCGACATACTGACCCGTTTGCACCAGGCGCTAGGCCTGGCGCTGGGCGATAGCAGCCACAGCGCCATCCACTGCCTGCTGGCCATGGACGACGACGCCCTGCAAGCACTGGCGACCTCACTGCGTACCGGCACGGCTGCGGCCAACGCTGCCCTGCACGCCGGCCTGCCGCTACTGGGTGCGTCCCTGCAGGTGCAAGCCGTTATCAGCGCCCGCCAGCGGGACCTTGGCCGCCTGCAGCATATCGAGAGCGACCACTGCCCGGTATGCCACGCCCCGCCGGTGGCATCGCTGCTGCGCCGTGGCGACAGCGGCCACGCCGTGCGCTATGCCTGCTGCAGCCAGTGCGCCAGCGAATGGCACGTCACCCGCGTGAAATGCCTGGGCTGCGGCAATACCCGCCAGCTGCAATACCGCAGCCTGGCCCACCGCGACGCCGAGCCGGCCGCCCCCAACCACAAACAGCCGCACCAGCACCGTGCCGTGCAAGAGGCGGAATGCTGTGACAGCTGCCACGGCGAGCTGAAAATCGTGTCCACCTTGCTGGACCCGCTGGCCGAACCCTTTGCCGACGATCTGGCCAGCCTGATGCTGGACATGCTGGCCGGCGAAGCAGGTTACGGCCGCATCGGCGTGAACCCGTACTTTATTGCCGGCGAGGCATAG
- a CDS encoding GNAT family N-acetyltransferase — protein MHIAFEHPDQPDIIALIAELDAYQGGLYPPEACYTLDITGLAQPQVRFAVARDAAGVACGCAAVVLGADCGEIKRMYVQPAARGQGVAGQLLLQLEAEARAAGCLALMLETGPLQPAALAFYTAQGFARCTAFGDYPDHPLSVFMRKPLADDAVPAGYQLQPCVADDFEALLTLRLAAMRPSLQAIGRFDPERARARLAASFQPADTRWIARAGKRIGFLARRQLADCHYLDHLYVLPGLQGQGVGGAVLQHLQAEAAAAGLPLCLGALRGSAANLFYQRHGFVPTHEEEWDIYYRWQAAAKLAKPAE, from the coding sequence ATGCACATCGCCTTCGAACACCCGGACCAGCCCGATATCATCGCCCTCATCGCCGAGCTGGACGCCTACCAGGGCGGCCTGTACCCGCCCGAGGCCTGCTATACGCTGGACATCACCGGGCTGGCCCAGCCGCAGGTGCGCTTTGCCGTAGCGCGTGACGCGGCAGGGGTAGCGTGTGGCTGCGCCGCCGTCGTATTGGGTGCGGATTGCGGCGAGATCAAGCGCATGTACGTGCAGCCGGCCGCGCGCGGGCAGGGCGTAGCCGGCCAGTTGCTGTTGCAATTGGAAGCTGAGGCGCGGGCGGCAGGCTGCCTGGCGCTGATGCTGGAAACCGGCCCGTTGCAGCCGGCGGCACTGGCTTTTTACACGGCGCAGGGTTTTGCGCGCTGCACCGCCTTTGGCGACTACCCCGACCACCCGCTGAGCGTGTTCATGCGCAAGCCACTGGCTGACGATGCCGTGCCAGCGGGCTACCAGCTGCAGCCGTGCGTTGCTGACGATTTCGAGGCGCTGCTGACGCTGCGCCTGGCAGCCATGCGGCCTAGCCTGCAAGCTATCGGCCGCTTCGACCCCGAGCGTGCGCGTGCGCGGTTGGCCGCCAGCTTTCAGCCAGCGGATACCCGCTGGATCGCGCGCGCCGGTAAGCGCATCGGCTTTCTGGCGCGTCGCCAGCTGGCCGACTGCCACTATCTGGACCACCTGTACGTGCTGCCAGGCTTACAGGGGCAGGGCGTAGGCGGTGCGGTGCTGCAGCACTTGCAGGCCGAGGCGGCGGCAGCCGGCTTGCCGCTGTGCCTGGGCGCCCTGCGTGGCAGCGCGGCCAACCTTTTCTACCAGCGCCATGGTTTTGTGCCTACGCACGAAGAAGAATGGGATATCTACTACCGCTGGCAAGCTGCTGCCAAGCTGGCGAAGCCCGCCGAGTGA
- a CDS encoding RNA methyltransferase yields the protein MTFQKTLTSAANDELKHLGRLLTNARDRRKHGQLVLEGLHLLQSAIDAGLGIDAVYVNESAQHHGELLPLLARLDRRLAVLVATPVLAKVTALATPAEVLTVCRRPAAQPTAAGAPCVMLDDVQDPGNLGTILRCAAAANVRDVYLSKGCVDVYSPKVLRAGMGAHFALNIHEAADLPAVLATWPGRKLVTHLEGSVSLYGQDLAGDVAFVFGNEGAGVSADVLAAADLRVRIPMPGHAESLNVAMAATVCLFERVRQLEAAC from the coding sequence ATGACATTCCAGAAAACCCTTACCTCGGCGGCCAACGATGAACTCAAACATCTGGGCCGCCTGCTCACCAATGCGCGCGATCGCCGCAAACACGGCCAGCTGGTGCTGGAAGGCTTGCACCTGCTGCAATCTGCCATCGACGCAGGCCTGGGCATTGACGCTGTTTACGTGAACGAAAGCGCGCAGCACCACGGCGAGCTGCTGCCTTTGCTAGCCAGGCTCGATCGCCGCCTGGCGGTGCTGGTGGCCACGCCGGTACTGGCCAAAGTCACCGCGTTGGCCACGCCGGCCGAGGTGCTTACCGTGTGCCGCCGCCCGGCAGCGCAGCCTACCGCCGCCGGCGCGCCGTGCGTGATGCTGGACGACGTGCAAGACCCCGGCAACCTCGGCACCATTTTGCGCTGCGCGGCTGCGGCCAACGTGCGCGATGTGTATCTGTCCAAAGGCTGTGTGGATGTGTACTCGCCCAAGGTGCTACGCGCCGGAATGGGGGCGCACTTTGCCCTGAATATCCACGAAGCCGCCGACCTGCCCGCCGTGCTGGCCACCTGGCCGGGGCGCAAGCTGGTTACCCATCTGGAGGGCAGTGTGTCGCTGTACGGCCAGGATCTGGCTGGCGATGTGGCTTTTGTGTTTGGCAATGAAGGCGCCGGCGTTAGTGCCGATGTGCTGGCGGCGGCCGACCTGCGTGTGCGCATTCCCATGCCCGGCCACGCCGAATCGCTGAACGTGGCCATGGCCGCGACCGTGTGCCTGTTCGAGCGCGTGCGCCAGCTGGAGGCAGCCTGTTAA
- a CDS encoding histidine kinase → MELANWLSSLAENRWPILPGTAVKVRQMMSQHPDQIAFSDLSNLTLSDPFLLLDLLRVVGASKALQRSEATPTVEQMLMMLGLEAVNTRYRNIPILEVSRGKLDEDVLDALGDWLGRSRIAAFTIKGWLAMLDDYKVEDCFLAALVYNLPACLYLIYRNRVPHGPLLQEVSDVFKTEYPKLLEQFIQKMPLPSGLLANLGTGPGNRRKQLLKLAIATANGVDQGWWRSQWNVGIEAAAKLIGCSPEDAHKVVQQSILQIARNPRATGYTYSARAYMYMEGPFPSLVKQNPVSTLSSAEQLDVALRESIRHFANDLKLERIFFLRYDQPSHTLRLRYQVGLDDHDPIRKLAVSLEPGSFFNLLASKPQSFHAPAATRAQLARKYEDPFFGHLGDSAFACMSVFTGHTLAGVFFVDNFRSNKPIDDDTYQRFKETVARVSQIAL, encoded by the coding sequence CTATCCTGCCTGGCACCGCAGTCAAAGTTCGCCAGATGATGAGTCAGCACCCTGACCAGATCGCCTTTTCCGATCTGTCCAACCTCACTTTGTCCGACCCCTTCCTGCTGCTGGACTTGCTGCGGGTAGTGGGCGCGTCCAAAGCTCTGCAGCGCAGCGAGGCCACCCCGACGGTGGAGCAGATGCTGATGATGCTGGGGCTGGAGGCCGTCAACACCCGCTACCGCAATATCCCGATTCTGGAAGTGAGCCGTGGCAAGCTGGACGAAGACGTGCTGGACGCACTGGGCGACTGGCTGGGGCGCAGCCGCATTGCCGCTTTCACCATCAAGGGTTGGCTGGCCATGCTGGACGACTACAAGGTAGAAGACTGCTTCCTGGCAGCGCTGGTGTACAACCTGCCGGCCTGCCTGTACCTGATTTACCGCAACCGCGTGCCGCATGGCCCGCTACTGCAGGAAGTGTCCGACGTTTTCAAAACCGAGTACCCCAAACTGCTGGAGCAGTTCATCCAGAAAATGCCGCTGCCAAGCGGCCTGCTGGCCAACCTGGGCACCGGCCCGGGCAACCGCCGCAAGCAGCTGCTCAAGCTGGCCATTGCCACCGCCAATGGCGTGGATCAGGGCTGGTGGCGCTCGCAGTGGAATGTGGGTATCGAGGCAGCAGCCAAGCTGATAGGCTGCAGCCCGGAAGACGCCCACAAAGTGGTACAGCAGTCCATTTTGCAAATCGCCCGCAACCCGCGCGCCACCGGCTACACCTACAGCGCTCGCGCCTATATGTACATGGAAGGCCCGTTCCCCAGCCTGGTCAAACAAAATCCGGTATCCACGCTCAGCAGTGCCGAGCAGCTGGATGTGGCGCTGCGCGAGTCTATCCGCCACTTTGCCAACGACCTCAAGTTGGAACGCATTTTCTTCCTGCGCTACGACCAGCCTAGCCATACCTTGCGCTTGCGCTACCAGGTAGGGCTGGACGACCACGACCCGATACGCAAGCTGGCGGTATCGCTGGAGCCAGGCAGCTTCTTCAACCTGCTGGCCAGCAAACCGCAAAGCTTCCATGCGCCCGCCGCCACGCGGGCACAGCTAGCCCGCAAGTACGAAGACCCGTTCTTTGGCCACCTGGGCGATAGCGCCTTTGCCTGCATGTCGGTATTTACCGGCCACACGCTGGCGGGCGTGTTCTTTGTCGATAATTTCCGCAGCAATAAACCCATAGACGACGACACCTACCAGCGCTTCAAGGAAACCGTGGCGCGGGTGTCGCAGATAGCCTTGTAA